ACCAATCTCAGCGAATTCACTAAATTTGGTGGCGTTACCGATTTGCAGTTTGCCCATGATGCCCTGGTCCTCAGTCATGACATTTATTTTGGCAAATGCTTTGATCTTGTCCAAATGCTCAATGCGGTCCCTCAAGACTGGCAAATTTTCGAGATGTTCAAGGCAGATCTCGGAATTACCGACCTGAAGGAACTGGAAGACCTGGTGCACGCAATTCTGGCCCGGTGTGAAACAAGAAGTACACCATTATTTAGAGTCAAATTGCAGGATAGTGACTTTATTACCAACCATGCCACAGTCGAACAATCCAAACTAACAGGCATGGCGCTAGAAATAGCCAATTTGATCAGGGCACTTGGTCTTGAGCACAGACAATCCTGCTTTAATAACGGCAAGTTTACACGTGAGACTTGGGGTCGCAGTGACGAGTTGTATGACCATCCAGCAGTGCCACAACCTGGCTACGAAGAATGGATCGAACTACAAGCCTTTTGATCTTTAGGCTTACTTAGTTTTGGTTGGACCTGGCGGGAGCTGTAAGCTCGCTCAGGTCTAACACCAAAAGATGCTAAAACAGCTAAGTCTCAACTGCTTTTTTTGCTTTTTTGCGCTTTTTGACCTTTAATGCGCCAATCTCAAGCAACAAACTACCGCTCTAACTCTCGCTCTTTGACTCTGCATCCAGAGATAGCATCTAGTACGGTGCGTCTTTTATCTTCTTTGCCAACAAGGATGTGCATGGCAGCCAGTGTGGCAAAACATGTCAGTCCAGTGAGCGCCAGTACTGCCGTGGACGGTGCATCGAGCACAGCACCATACTGCAATCTAACGTGATAAAAATAAGCATAAACGGCAATTAAAACCATTGCTGGAGTGAGACCAGTAAAGGTTTTGAGCACCATCGCTTCAGAGCGCACGATTTGCTTATTGAGGTCTTCTACATAGAGTCCCAGCAAAAGTTTGCCTGGAGTTGCCTGCACCTGAGATGCTTCAAAAGCAGCCTGATAACCCAGGATCGATATGAGAGTGACGATAGGCATACCCCAGTAAAAGAAGTTTAGAGTGAGATAGGCCAGATGGGGAACCCCCGAGACTGAATGAGCTACAGCAAAATAGACGAGAAACTCGCAAATTATGAGCGCCGACAAAATTGCAATATCAATTGTCTTTGCCATAAGTCTTTTAGCTAAATAGTTCTTTTGAGCCAGTTTTTCCAGCTCTTCACGACTCAGACCACCGCTGGCATTGAGCGCTGCCAGACGCACATCACGTGCACTCTGAGCAGCACCACCATCAAAATAATTGCCACAGTTGTCACACGATAAACGCACATCGGTAGAGACTGAGCCACAGTGCGGACAGATTAGCTTTGTCTTGCGCTCATGAGCTTCAATGGCAGCGATTTTTTCGGCAAGCAATGGATCAAATTCGCCAGTGACAGGATTACCCGGAGCACTCTTAATAGCCTCAATGGGCGTGTCGGCAGTGCGCTTCATGACAGTGGC
The sequence above is a segment of the Candidatus Obscuribacter sp. genome. Coding sequences within it:
- a CDS encoding RDD family protein, with the translated sequence MNKNADNSAAFGAAAYASNQNARPNAVSGNLRRLTLDPERSYATVMKRTADTPIEAIKSAPGNPVTGEFDPLLAEKIAAIEAHERKTKLICPHCGSVSTDVRLSCDNCGNYFDGGAAQSARDVRLAALNASGGLSREELEKLAQKNYLAKRLMAKTIDIAILSALIICEFLVYFAVAHSVSGVPHLAYLTLNFFYWGMPIVTLISILGYQAAFEASQVQATPGKLLLGLYVEDLNKQIVRSEAMVLKTFTGLTPAMVLIAVYAYFYHVRLQYGAVLDAPSTAVLALTGLTCFATLAAMHILVGKEDKRRTVLDAISGCRVKERELER